A single Crateriforma conspicua DNA region contains:
- a CDS encoding L,D-transpeptidase family protein: MQTLKTSAIVVLLVTVMYAAYVSLTTPPQTAGPEMDELVRATEEFGIDVGMPGDLDISLGDEMGDFDTGTAFASGDPMMADGGAMPPAGVAQTGVTGSIDDQSSSLLGVGGGAIHGDISDQYADLGGPTTSTPEMDLPDTGGQTADIQINGTEQFDSTGRDDFNMPSAEVAGAVFDGTDSGWNQQVSAQSDMPTSVSAESDGSAIDALGSNTPTFADVGQGGIRENPLFDSADVAKDSSQSSSSDFGLANAVHMADQQYANDQKKQALATLSLFFEKPGLSDADREVLLSRLDPLAREVVYSTKHLLEQPHRVGQNETLMQVAAKYEIPWQLLANINGIDDPITVLPGTDLKVLRGPFRATVDLERDEMTLFLGDLYAGRFPIAIGSDPTPREGTFTVLDKQSARTYYDAAGSPIPPGSPNNPYGSMWMDLGGQLCIHGSPNSNSPTDKGCISVAGRFAGDLFGILSQGSSVTIRR; the protein is encoded by the coding sequence GTGCAAACGCTGAAGACATCCGCCATCGTCGTTTTACTGGTCACGGTCATGTACGCTGCGTACGTGTCCCTGACGACACCACCACAAACGGCCGGCCCCGAAATGGACGAACTCGTCCGTGCGACCGAAGAATTCGGCATCGATGTCGGCATGCCCGGCGATCTGGACATCAGTCTGGGCGATGAAATGGGCGATTTTGACACCGGTACCGCGTTCGCATCGGGCGATCCGATGATGGCCGACGGTGGGGCGATGCCGCCCGCCGGAGTGGCCCAGACCGGGGTGACCGGCAGCATCGACGATCAATCCTCCAGTCTGCTGGGCGTTGGCGGTGGTGCCATCCACGGCGACATCTCCGACCAGTACGCGGATCTGGGCGGCCCAACAACGTCGACCCCCGAGATGGATTTGCCCGACACGGGTGGCCAAACCGCCGACATTCAAATCAACGGAACCGAACAGTTTGATTCGACCGGCCGTGATGACTTCAACATGCCTTCGGCCGAAGTCGCCGGCGCCGTCTTCGATGGCACCGACAGCGGATGGAATCAACAAGTCAGTGCTCAGTCGGATATGCCGACCAGCGTATCCGCCGAAAGCGATGGCTCCGCGATCGACGCGCTGGGCAGCAACACACCGACGTTCGCGGACGTGGGGCAAGGCGGCATTCGCGAAAACCCACTATTTGATTCCGCCGACGTTGCCAAGGATTCATCGCAATCGTCCAGTTCGGATTTCGGATTGGCCAACGCGGTTCACATGGCTGACCAGCAGTATGCCAACGATCAAAAGAAGCAAGCGTTGGCAACACTCAGCTTGTTCTTTGAGAAACCGGGCCTGTCCGATGCCGATCGCGAAGTGCTGCTAAGCCGACTGGACCCGCTGGCTCGTGAAGTCGTCTATTCGACCAAACACCTGTTGGAACAACCGCACCGCGTCGGTCAAAACGAAACCCTGATGCAAGTCGCCGCGAAGTACGAGATTCCTTGGCAGTTGTTGGCGAACATCAATGGCATCGATGATCCGATCACGGTGTTGCCGGGAACGGATTTGAAAGTCTTGCGTGGTCCTTTTCGTGCAACGGTCGACTTGGAACGCGACGAGATGACGTTGTTCTTGGGCGACCTCTATGCGGGCCGCTTCCCGATCGCCATCGGAAGCGATCCGACGCCGCGTGAAGGCACGTTCACCGTGTTGGACAAACAATCGGCACGCACCTATTACGATGCCGCAGGATCGCCGATTCCACCCGGCAGCCCTAACAATCCTTACGGCAGCATGTGGATGGACTTGGGCGGTCAGCTCTGTATTCACGGCAGCCCCAACAGCAACAGTCCGACCGACAAAGGTTGCATCAGCGTGGCCGGTCGCTTTGCCGGCGACTTGTTCGGGATTCTGTCGCAAGGCAGCAGTGTGACGATCCGACGTTAG
- a CDS encoding apolipoprotein acyltransferase, whose protein sequence is MIQPAELIERCRDAANIMGQDDAGGPVMDGPDSLIGFFQHFRPDGTGLGDVFRDLPGGDEVHERLDRLYDVAGHNQRSDGRRDLYFVVRRPDPIPADIVSKAGRDWLRGVRALATITGDDVTGDALDPMPEIRVLEGAPPKHPKDDVNRSDLLKVFLDRVGQLTGRIEMPHAGLAETLRPAFYFINCDAMLRDYLMWPLYREVVRDQAGDGNDQDAIALVDPFSPYFVLWRHGVKYRIMRKDTVDFYIPRR, encoded by the coding sequence TTGATCCAACCGGCCGAATTGATCGAACGTTGTCGTGATGCCGCCAACATCATGGGCCAAGATGACGCCGGTGGTCCGGTCATGGACGGCCCCGACAGTCTGATCGGTTTCTTCCAGCACTTTCGTCCCGACGGCACAGGTTTGGGGGACGTGTTTCGCGATCTTCCGGGCGGCGACGAAGTCCACGAGCGACTGGATCGTCTGTACGACGTTGCCGGGCACAACCAAAGGTCCGACGGGCGTCGTGATTTGTACTTTGTCGTTCGTCGACCGGACCCGATTCCCGCGGATATTGTTTCCAAGGCAGGGCGTGACTGGCTGCGCGGCGTACGTGCGCTTGCCACGATCACGGGCGACGATGTCACGGGCGACGCGTTGGACCCGATGCCGGAGATCCGTGTTTTGGAAGGGGCACCGCCCAAGCACCCCAAAGACGATGTGAATCGCAGCGACTTGTTGAAAGTCTTTCTGGATCGCGTCGGCCAGTTGACCGGTCGAATCGAAATGCCCCACGCGGGTTTAGCGGAAACTTTGCGTCCCGCTTTCTATTTCATCAATTGCGATGCGATGCTGCGTGACTATTTGATGTGGCCGCTTTACCGCGAGGTCGTCCGTGATCAAGCGGGCGACGGGAACGACCAGGATGCGATCGCGCTGGTCGACCCGTTCAGTCCTTACTTTGTGCTTTGGCGGCACGGGGTGAAGTACCGCATCATGCGAAAAGACACGGTCGATTTTTACATCCCGCGCCGCTAG
- a CDS encoding TIGR01777 family oxidoreductase, translated as MTRYVAESRLPVSQEQAFAYHERPGCLQRLTPPWESVSVEKSDGTLQAGSRVVLKTSLFGVPLRWVARHTVYDPPSEFADVQESGPFAHWEHRHRFVPIDHSSCRLIDDVTYTVPAGSVGNALGGGVARGKIESMFAYRHRVTRDDLELAANTPLSPQRIAISGASGMVGDTLSSMLTLLGHDCRDIVRDKANDESEIGAWSDDDAVQKFEQVDAVVHLAGKPIASERWTDEVKQEIRHSRVDKTRELCETLAKCTNKPKVLICASASGIYGDRGDEILTEDSETGDDFLADVASQWESACRPAVEAGIRVVNARFGLILSPAGGALEKMLTPAKFCGGKLGSGNQFFSWIALDDVLGGIYHCIANESVSGPVNFVSPEPIRNRDFATILGRVLGRPSLFPAPAAALRLGLGEMADALLLSSTAIIPKRLSDSGYRFRFTDLADQLSYCLGKHRLPSSTSDPDSNQSVQAA; from the coding sequence GTGACTCGATATGTTGCCGAAAGCCGGTTGCCGGTGTCGCAGGAACAGGCGTTTGCTTATCACGAACGCCCCGGATGTCTGCAGCGTCTAACGCCACCCTGGGAATCCGTCTCGGTAGAGAAATCGGACGGAACTCTGCAAGCGGGCAGTCGCGTGGTTCTGAAAACGTCGTTGTTTGGCGTTCCTTTGCGGTGGGTCGCGAGACACACCGTCTACGATCCGCCATCGGAGTTTGCGGATGTTCAAGAATCGGGCCCGTTTGCCCATTGGGAACACCGTCATCGCTTCGTCCCCATCGATCACAGCTCATGCCGCCTGATCGACGATGTGACTTACACCGTTCCGGCGGGTTCGGTTGGCAATGCACTCGGCGGAGGTGTCGCCCGAGGCAAAATCGAGTCGATGTTTGCGTATCGCCACCGCGTAACTCGTGACGACCTGGAATTGGCGGCAAACACACCGCTGTCGCCACAACGAATCGCTATCAGCGGTGCGTCCGGGATGGTGGGCGACACTTTGTCGTCGATGCTAACGCTGCTCGGTCACGACTGCCGTGACATCGTGCGAGACAAAGCGAACGATGAAAGCGAAATCGGTGCCTGGTCGGACGATGACGCGGTGCAAAAGTTCGAGCAGGTCGACGCCGTGGTTCACCTGGCCGGAAAGCCGATCGCGTCGGAACGCTGGACCGATGAAGTCAAGCAAGAGATCCGTCACTCACGGGTCGACAAAACTCGCGAGCTTTGTGAAACGCTGGCGAAGTGCACGAACAAACCCAAAGTGCTGATCTGTGCCTCGGCCAGCGGAATCTACGGCGATCGTGGTGACGAGATCTTGACGGAGGATAGTGAGACCGGAGATGACTTCTTGGCCGATGTGGCCAGTCAGTGGGAATCCGCCTGTCGTCCTGCGGTCGAAGCGGGCATTCGTGTCGTGAACGCTCGGTTCGGTTTGATTCTTTCGCCTGCGGGCGGTGCGCTTGAAAAAATGCTGACACCGGCCAAGTTTTGCGGCGGCAAATTGGGCAGCGGCAATCAGTTTTTTTCCTGGATCGCTTTGGACGATGTTCTGGGCGGGATTTATCACTGCATCGCCAACGAATCAGTCAGTGGTCCGGTCAACTTTGTGTCGCCCGAACCGATTCGCAACCGCGACTTTGCCACCATCCTTGGTCGCGTACTGGGGCGTCCATCGCTTTTCCCTGCCCCCGCCGCCGCCCTGCGGTTGGGTTTGGGTGAAATGGCCGACGCGTTGCTGCTTTCCAGCACGGCGATCATTCCGAAACGGCTGAGCGATTCGGGTTATCGGTTCCGTTTCACCGACCTTGCGGACCAACTGTCTTATTGTCTTGGCAAACATCGCTTGCCGTCGTCGACATCCGATCCCGATTCCAATCAATCGGTCCAAGCGGCATGA
- a CDS encoding M13 family metallopeptidase: MKFCLTMDMCRRISGLAAALWIGLTIVHSVQAQESADSSRRQTRANRTKQSGIDKTLFAADIDPGDNFYRYANQQWLDSTKIPGDKADYGIFTVLSDRTRQRVRVLIENAARKDAEPGTPAQKVGDLYNAVMDTAARNEAGLQPIQSLIDSIDAAEDRESLASVMGKLVTAGVYGPFAPYVSVDAKNSDAYTVYVTQSGLSLPDRDYYLEDNERYQKLRQQLSEYIVDLLKAGGGDGGQAPAVVKIETQIAENHWTKTENRDPDATYNATSPDDLDQMLGSFDWPAFASACGIEGQDKFVVRQPSYLQALGKFFEQHDLAAWKAYLKFHTLDAYASSLTETLEKRHFDFHDSAVSGIDQQEALWKRAVGVTGSVLGEVVGQLYVEKYFTPRAKRRMSELVDNLKAAFEKRIDQLDWMGDGTKKQAKQKLDLFTTKIGYPDEWKDYSSLNIQGGPLAKHLIAASRFEHQRELDKLGGPIDRNEWHMTPQTINAYYNPVMNEIVFPAGILQPPFFNLAADDAVNYGAIGAVIGHEISHGFDDKGSKYDGYGNLRMWWTPDDREEFERRASVLTTQYDGFAPFDDMNVNGKLTLGENIGDLGGLSVAYEAYRLSLDGKEAPVIDGLTGDQRFFLGWAQIWRRLYRESELRKRLITDPHSPSEYRVNGIVRNMDAWYDAFDIQTDDELYLAPEDRVRIW; encoded by the coding sequence ATGAAGTTTTGTCTAACCATGGACATGTGCCGCCGAATCTCGGGGCTCGCCGCCGCGTTGTGGATCGGATTGACAATCGTGCACAGCGTGCAAGCCCAGGAATCGGCCGATTCGTCGCGTCGTCAAACCAGGGCCAATCGAACCAAACAATCGGGGATCGACAAGACGCTGTTCGCGGCGGACATCGACCCAGGCGACAACTTCTATCGTTATGCGAATCAACAGTGGTTGGATTCGACCAAAATTCCCGGCGACAAAGCGGATTACGGGATCTTCACGGTCTTAAGTGACCGCACACGACAACGTGTCCGAGTGTTGATCGAAAACGCGGCACGGAAAGACGCGGAACCGGGAACGCCGGCGCAAAAGGTTGGTGATTTGTACAACGCCGTGATGGACACCGCGGCACGCAACGAAGCCGGATTGCAGCCGATTCAATCACTGATCGACAGCATCGATGCGGCGGAGGATCGTGAATCTTTGGCGTCCGTCATGGGCAAACTGGTCACCGCCGGTGTGTATGGTCCGTTTGCGCCGTATGTCTCGGTGGACGCAAAGAACAGCGACGCCTACACGGTGTACGTCACGCAATCGGGACTCAGTCTGCCCGATCGTGACTACTACCTGGAAGACAACGAACGCTACCAAAAGCTACGCCAGCAACTGTCCGAGTACATTGTGGATCTGTTGAAAGCCGGCGGAGGCGACGGAGGACAAGCGCCGGCGGTGGTCAAGATCGAAACGCAGATCGCCGAAAACCACTGGACAAAGACCGAGAATCGCGACCCGGACGCGACTTACAACGCGACGAGCCCTGACGATTTGGACCAGATGCTCGGTTCGTTCGATTGGCCGGCATTCGCATCTGCCTGTGGCATCGAAGGGCAGGACAAGTTTGTCGTTCGCCAACCGAGTTACTTGCAGGCATTGGGCAAGTTCTTCGAACAACACGACCTGGCGGCGTGGAAAGCCTACTTGAAGTTCCACACCTTGGATGCGTACGCATCGTCGCTGACCGAAACCCTGGAAAAGCGGCACTTCGACTTTCACGATTCAGCGGTCAGCGGTATCGATCAACAGGAAGCCCTTTGGAAACGCGCGGTCGGTGTCACCGGAAGCGTCTTGGGCGAAGTCGTCGGCCAACTGTACGTCGAAAAATACTTCACGCCGCGAGCCAAACGTCGCATGTCGGAGTTGGTGGACAACCTGAAAGCCGCGTTCGAAAAGCGAATCGATCAACTGGATTGGATGGGCGATGGCACAAAGAAACAGGCGAAGCAAAAGCTTGACTTGTTCACCACCAAGATCGGATACCCCGATGAATGGAAGGACTATTCATCGCTGAACATCCAAGGCGGACCGCTGGCGAAGCATTTGATCGCCGCGTCGCGTTTCGAACACCAGCGAGAATTGGACAAGTTGGGTGGACCGATCGATCGCAACGAATGGCACATGACGCCGCAAACGATCAACGCCTACTACAACCCGGTGATGAACGAAATCGTTTTCCCGGCCGGTATTTTGCAGCCGCCGTTCTTTAACTTGGCCGCCGACGATGCCGTCAACTATGGCGCGATCGGCGCCGTGATCGGGCATGAGATCTCCCACGGATTCGATGACAAAGGCAGCAAGTACGACGGATATGGAAACTTGCGGATGTGGTGGACACCGGATGATCGCGAAGAATTTGAACGCCGTGCATCCGTTTTGACGACTCAGTATGACGGCTTCGCCCCCTTTGATGACATGAACGTCAACGGCAAGCTGACGCTGGGGGAAAACATCGGTGACCTCGGCGGCTTAAGCGTTGCCTATGAAGCCTATCGCTTGTCGCTTGACGGAAAAGAGGCACCGGTCATCGACGGCTTGACGGGTGACCAACGGTTCTTTCTGGGGTGGGCACAGATTTGGCGGCGGCTGTACCGCGAATCGGAGCTACGCAAGCGGCTGATCACCGATCCGCACAGTCCCAGCGAATATCGGGTCAACGGAATCGTGCGGAACATGGACGCTTGGTATGACGCATTCGACATCCAAACGGATGACGAACTGTACCTTGCACCGGAGGACCGGGTACGTATCTGGTGA
- a CDS encoding Gfo/Idh/MocA family protein, translating into MNSNKTQKTTASEAAPVQPAANRRQFLSTAGAAAGAVAATSGVHTEVLGQNPQSPTEAVRIALVGAGGRGGGAVNNTLTINPNVELVAIADIDEEKPARLRDQMAKRYEKKVKISDQSLYTGLDAYKKILDDESVDLVIFTTPPGFRPQHVMDAVDAGKHVFAEKPTCVDPAGYRVCLKAHQKAIANKTAIVTGTQYRRQVNYVEAIRRLHAGEIGDIIGATSRYCSNGIWYRNRRDGMSDTEYQIYNWMHFIWLSGDQITEQAVHNIDLMNWLMQGPPESAFGGGGRFTRPKDSEMWDSMSIDYRYPGNRFISFKCRQIPGAKGENGTMIYGSEGTAQILGGNGGAWLKDKDGNEIWSMKGDIGAAYEQEHKDLVQSIRAGDPIVEFAETAASSLTAVMGRMAAYSGQDVSWDFVTKESTLQLFPDDIDLSASRESGHAIPGKTKLV; encoded by the coding sequence ATGAATTCGAACAAGACTCAAAAAACCACAGCTTCCGAAGCCGCTCCGGTGCAACCTGCTGCAAATCGTCGTCAATTCTTGTCGACCGCCGGCGCCGCGGCAGGGGCCGTCGCCGCAACATCGGGGGTGCACACCGAAGTTTTGGGCCAAAACCCTCAGTCGCCGACCGAAGCGGTTCGGATCGCGTTGGTGGGAGCCGGCGGACGTGGCGGTGGCGCGGTCAACAATACGTTGACGATCAACCCGAACGTTGAACTGGTGGCGATCGCCGACATCGACGAAGAAAAGCCCGCGCGGCTGCGGGACCAAATGGCCAAACGCTACGAGAAGAAGGTCAAGATCTCCGACCAGTCGCTGTACACCGGACTGGACGCGTACAAAAAGATTTTGGACGACGAAAGCGTCGACCTTGTCATCTTTACCACTCCGCCCGGTTTCCGTCCGCAACACGTGATGGATGCCGTCGACGCGGGCAAGCACGTGTTTGCGGAAAAGCCCACGTGCGTCGACCCGGCCGGATATCGCGTTTGTTTGAAAGCGCACCAGAAGGCGATCGCCAACAAGACCGCGATCGTCACGGGCACCCAGTATCGCCGCCAAGTCAACTATGTCGAAGCGATCCGTCGACTGCACGCGGGTGAAATCGGCGACATCATCGGCGCGACCAGCCGCTACTGCAGCAACGGCATCTGGTACCGCAATCGCCGCGACGGAATGTCCGACACCGAATACCAGATCTATAACTGGATGCACTTCATCTGGTTGTCTGGCGACCAAATCACCGAACAAGCGGTGCACAACATCGACCTAATGAATTGGCTGATGCAAGGCCCGCCGGAATCGGCATTCGGCGGTGGCGGCCGATTCACGCGTCCGAAAGACAGCGAGATGTGGGACAGCATGTCGATCGACTATCGCTATCCCGGCAACCGCTTCATCAGTTTCAAGTGCCGTCAGATCCCCGGTGCCAAAGGTGAAAACGGAACCATGATCTATGGATCCGAAGGCACCGCGCAAATCTTGGGCGGCAACGGCGGCGCGTGGCTGAAGGACAAAGACGGCAATGAAATCTGGTCGATGAAGGGCGACATCGGTGCCGCCTATGAACAGGAACACAAAGACTTGGTTCAATCGATTCGTGCCGGTGACCCGATTGTCGAATTTGCGGAAACCGCCGCCAGTTCGTTAACGGCCGTGATGGGTCGGATGGCGGCATACAGCGGACAAGACGTCAGCTGGGACTTTGTGACCAAAGAATCGACGTTGCAACTGTTCCCCGACGACATCGATTTGTCGGCGTCGCGTGAGTCCGGACACGCGATTCCGGGCAAGACCAAACTGGTCTGA
- a CDS encoding sigma-70 family RNA polymerase sigma factor, translated as MPKTVPTSARRPVSPSEAKSPAPKRASDFPARRPGWMNSDELAEAVAEVASDLVDYQSMSDAELRIATKRRLKAEIDFIANDNFTKPGCGQEVFGESLELAPRQTSLGIAAIRKSGIDLPVHLSRLCEAPLLKPDQERMLFQRMNFLLQHASMHRALLNPDRPSRRRLELIDEMIRLAEWHRDRIVEANLRLVFSIVKKFVNTNNGFDELLSDGIVALIRAVEKFDFDRGFRFSTYATQVVRRNSYRTVVVNQEERQKVAGGIQDMDIDISDDERTSAISEKRWHELRSRLAVMLNDLDRREKLIIRARFSLGSHRKVRTLQSLADRLGVSKERVRQLERRAMDKLRAMAGDVKLADLEA; from the coding sequence ATGCCCAAGACAGTGCCCACGTCCGCCCGTCGCCCGGTCAGCCCCTCCGAAGCCAAATCGCCTGCTCCCAAACGGGCCAGCGATTTTCCCGCACGACGCCCCGGGTGGATGAACAGTGATGAATTGGCCGAAGCGGTCGCCGAGGTCGCTTCCGATTTGGTCGACTATCAATCGATGTCGGACGCTGAACTGCGAATCGCCACCAAACGTCGATTGAAAGCCGAGATCGATTTCATCGCCAACGACAACTTCACCAAGCCGGGTTGTGGCCAAGAGGTGTTCGGCGAATCACTCGAGCTGGCCCCGCGACAGACCAGTCTCGGCATTGCCGCGATTCGAAAAAGCGGAATCGACTTGCCCGTCCACCTCAGCCGGTTGTGCGAGGCCCCGCTGTTGAAGCCGGACCAGGAACGGATGCTTTTTCAGCGAATGAATTTCTTGCTACAGCACGCGTCGATGCACCGTGCTCTATTGAACCCCGACCGTCCGTCGCGGCGACGACTGGAATTGATCGACGAGATGATTCGATTGGCCGAATGGCACCGCGATCGGATCGTCGAAGCAAACCTGCGTTTGGTGTTTTCGATCGTCAAAAAGTTCGTGAACACAAACAACGGATTCGACGAACTGCTTAGCGATGGCATCGTTGCTCTGATCCGAGCCGTCGAAAAATTCGACTTCGATCGCGGTTTCCGATTCAGCACCTACGCCACCCAGGTTGTTCGTCGCAATTCTTATCGGACGGTTGTTGTGAATCAGGAAGAACGCCAGAAGGTGGCCGGGGGAATCCAGGACATGGACATCGATATCAGCGACGACGAACGTACGTCGGCGATCAGCGAAAAACGCTGGCACGAATTGCGAAGCCGATTGGCCGTGATGCTCAATGACCTGGATCGACGCGAAAAGTTGATCATCCGTGCTCGCTTCAGCTTGGGATCGCACCGCAAGGTCCGCACGTTGCAATCGTTGGCCGATCGCTTGGGTGTTTCCAAAGAACGTGTTCGCCAATTGGAACGCCGAGCCATGGACAAATTGCGTGCCATGGCGGGGGATGTCAAACTGGCTGACTTGGAAGCGTAA
- a CDS encoding alpha/beta hydrolase: MSLQFLSRRTGLLLLAAASLIVCLPSSASAQETRPGRQRRTTKPAEPEPRTVTLTTRDGVKLRAIYLESTKKKQAIPILLIHEWGGQASPYLPMAKFYQKQGFAVLIPEYRAHGGSRTYVDRSGREREFDPQRMGRSDMEAIVSSDLEAAKGFLKDENNDGKLNLNALVVIGVGEGAIFGATWTQRDWAFPSVGRKKQGQDVKAVIYVSPKKTFKGLAIDKVIRDPAMIRLPTMIVAGSGSDDAKEAMRLAKQIEATKKRIGRGSATGLVPMMQSNSLSGLALATHEPVVAGMMKFIGEYVTITDEINEWIERQ; this comes from the coding sequence TTGTCTTTGCAATTTTTGTCACGACGAACGGGCCTGTTGCTGTTGGCGGCCGCGTCTTTGATCGTCTGTCTGCCGTCCAGTGCGTCGGCCCAAGAAACACGTCCGGGGCGACAGCGTCGAACGACAAAACCGGCGGAACCAGAACCACGCACCGTGACCTTGACCACTCGCGACGGCGTGAAGTTGCGTGCGATCTATCTGGAGTCGACGAAGAAGAAACAAGCGATCCCGATTCTGTTGATTCATGAATGGGGTGGGCAAGCGAGTCCGTACTTGCCGATGGCCAAGTTTTATCAAAAGCAAGGCTTTGCGGTTTTGATTCCTGAGTATCGCGCTCACGGTGGCAGCCGGACTTATGTGGATCGCAGCGGCCGAGAAAGAGAGTTTGATCCTCAGCGAATGGGACGCTCCGACATGGAAGCGATCGTGTCGTCGGACTTGGAAGCCGCCAAGGGTTTCTTGAAGGACGAGAATAACGACGGCAAGCTGAACCTGAACGCTTTGGTGGTGATCGGCGTCGGCGAAGGTGCCATTTTTGGCGCGACCTGGACGCAACGCGACTGGGCCTTTCCCAGTGTCGGCCGCAAGAAACAGGGCCAGGACGTCAAAGCGGTGATCTATGTCAGCCCCAAGAAGACATTCAAAGGATTGGCGATCGACAAAGTGATTCGTGACCCTGCGATGATTCGTCTGCCAACGATGATCGTCGCCGGTTCGGGTTCGGACGACGCGAAAGAAGCGATGCGATTGGCCAAGCAAATCGAAGCCACCAAGAAACGCATCGGACGTGGATCGGCGACCGGGCTGGTCCCGATGATGCAGTCCAACAGTTTATCGGGGCTGGCTTTGGCAACGCACGAACCGGTCGTCGCGGGGATGATGAAGTTCATCGGCGAATACGTGACGATCACCGATGAAATCAACGAATGGATCGAGCGTCAGTAG
- the pyrE gene encoding orotate phosphoribosyltransferase, with translation MNVPYDRDALLALLQSESLQRGEFTLASGKKASYYLDCRKITLHPKGATLIAAGMLDVMKQSGPMPDAVGGMAIGADPITASIVTVAGLESLPLKGFMVRKEAKEHGTGKQVEGPVQPGQSVVIVEDVITTGGSAIRAVQAAREFGLDVKYVIGIIDRLAGGSEAFAKVDLELKTLCTIRDFGIEPE, from the coding sequence ATGAACGTCCCTTACGACCGCGACGCTTTGTTGGCCCTGCTGCAATCGGAGTCATTGCAGCGTGGCGAATTCACCTTGGCCAGCGGCAAAAAGGCCAGCTATTACTTGGATTGCCGCAAGATCACGTTGCATCCGAAGGGCGCGACGTTGATCGCCGCCGGCATGTTGGATGTGATGAAGCAATCCGGTCCGATGCCTGACGCCGTCGGTGGCATGGCCATCGGTGCCGATCCGATCACCGCATCGATCGTGACCGTTGCCGGTCTGGAATCGTTGCCGCTGAAGGGCTTCATGGTTCGCAAGGAAGCCAAGGAGCATGGCACGGGAAAACAAGTCGAAGGTCCCGTACAGCCGGGGCAGTCGGTGGTGATTGTCGAAGACGTGATCACGACCGGTGGCAGCGCGATTCGCGCCGTCCAAGCCGCACGCGAATTCGGATTGGATGTGAAGTACGTGATCGGCATCATCGACCGTTTGGCTGGTGGCAGCGAAGCGTTTGCCAAAGTCGATCTGGAATTGAAAACCTTATGCACGATCCGCGATTTCGGCATCGAACCGGAATAG
- a CDS encoding helix-turn-helix domain-containing protein, with the protein MAARQPQYSPKQIAQAMQVSESSVKRWCDRGLIPTIRTVGGHRRITLDALQHFLASQNRSLSQPEVLGLPVLPPNRRTQIGNASDPLQQEFRDSLAAGDERRCRDLLARRIDAGMTRSEAAENLITDAMHGFGRAWECNQLDVYQERRGCDIAMRLIYDLRSQMPDPPAGAPVAIGGSPEGDPYQLPTAMVELALREVGWRATSLGASVPMDSFVQAAHDYSPQLVWMSVSVVADAANFVAAQVRLAEAIGENVPLLIGGRALSDQLRPRLRYTAHCDGLRHLVELAAMMRLNLGRN; encoded by the coding sequence GTGGCCGCCCGACAACCGCAATATTCACCGAAGCAGATTGCCCAGGCGATGCAGGTCAGCGAATCCTCGGTCAAGCGATGGTGCGATCGAGGATTGATTCCAACGATCCGAACGGTGGGCGGGCACCGCAGGATCACGTTGGACGCACTTCAGCATTTCCTGGCTTCACAGAACCGTTCGCTCAGCCAACCGGAAGTGCTGGGCTTGCCCGTGTTGCCGCCCAACCGGCGGACACAGATCGGCAATGCGTCCGATCCGTTGCAGCAGGAGTTTCGGGATTCACTGGCGGCGGGCGACGAACGGCGGTGCCGTGATTTACTGGCTCGACGCATCGACGCCGGGATGACACGCAGCGAAGCGGCGGAGAACTTGATCACCGACGCGATGCACGGATTTGGTCGCGCCTGGGAATGCAATCAGCTGGACGTTTATCAGGAGCGTCGTGGTTGCGACATTGCGATGCGGCTGATTTACGATCTGCGATCGCAGATGCCCGATCCGCCTGCGGGGGCACCGGTTGCGATCGGCGGTTCACCGGAGGGTGACCCTTATCAATTGCCCACGGCGATGGTGGAGTTGGCACTCCGCGAGGTCGGTTGGCGGGCGACCAGTTTGGGGGCCAGCGTTCCGATGGACAGTTTCGTCCAGGCGGCTCATGACTATTCGCCGCAATTGGTTTGGATGAGCGTTTCGGTGGTCGCCGACGCCGCAAATTTTGTCGCCGCTCAGGTGCGTCTGGCCGAAGCAATCGGTGAAAACGTGCCGCTTCTGATCGGCGGGCGGGCGCTTTCGGATCAACTGCGTCCTCGTTTGCGTTACACCGCCCATTGCGACGGTCTGCGACACCTGGTGGAACTGGCGGCGATGATGCGATTGAATCTTGGGCGAAACTAA